The following proteins are encoded in a genomic region of Paenibacillus sp. FSL H3-0469:
- a CDS encoding ATP-grasp domain-containing protein, with protein MKHLLLVESNESIAGIQACKELGYTVTLLTQNIQHYLKGQPLESHPLRLVDYIHEVDTFNEEAVVDFVKEYHQAYPLTGVMSFAEFYVVQATAAAHAVGVPTMHPLAAKNARNKYRSREICVQSGVPVPRSLLAGSAEEACQHAHSMGYPCIVKPCDGAMSIGVVFVNNERELRQAYESYVNNRDFGRNLYGSTDVLIEEYAAGPLVSVEMVTYQGQDHLIGITDRRLVGFPYFVETGASFPVQLSHEAEIVDVVRRGLHALGVDFGPTHTEVALTPEGPKIIEFNPRMVGGPVPEMIKYATGIDLAREVLRMHMGEAPELTPSVSRGAASREFCSPVDGRLIEVTGLKELEGRADILRSHFIAAGREVSFPRSNFDWIGRVMVGGDDAAQAEQKCGEIQNTIGLHIAARPIS; from the coding sequence ATGAAGCACCTGTTATTAGTAGAAAGCAATGAGTCTATCGCAGGTATCCAGGCTTGCAAGGAGCTGGGGTACACTGTCACGTTGCTGACCCAGAATATTCAGCATTACCTGAAGGGCCAGCCGCTGGAGTCCCACCCGCTCCGGTTGGTAGATTACATTCATGAAGTGGACACCTTTAATGAAGAAGCTGTGGTTGACTTTGTCAAAGAGTACCATCAAGCGTATCCCTTGACCGGAGTGATGTCCTTTGCAGAATTCTATGTGGTGCAGGCAACGGCTGCTGCGCATGCGGTTGGTGTGCCGACCATGCACCCGCTGGCTGCCAAGAATGCCCGGAATAAATATAGATCCAGAGAAATCTGCGTTCAGAGCGGTGTGCCGGTTCCCCGTTCGCTGCTCGCAGGCAGTGCGGAGGAAGCTTGCCAACATGCCCATTCCATGGGTTATCCCTGTATCGTTAAGCCGTGTGACGGGGCTATGAGTATTGGGGTAGTCTTTGTCAACAATGAGCGAGAGCTGCGCCAGGCTTACGAGAGTTATGTGAACAACAGGGATTTCGGGCGTAATCTCTATGGAAGTACGGATGTGCTCATTGAGGAATACGCAGCCGGGCCACTGGTCAGTGTGGAGATGGTTACTTATCAGGGGCAGGATCACCTGATCGGGATTACGGACCGCCGTCTGGTTGGATTCCCCTATTTTGTAGAGACGGGTGCCAGCTTTCCGGTTCAGCTAAGCCATGAGGCAGAGATCGTTGACGTGGTCCGCAGGGGACTGCATGCACTTGGGGTTGACTTTGGCCCCACACATACAGAGGTTGCTCTCACTCCTGAAGGCCCTAAGATTATTGAATTCAATCCGCGGATGGTGGGCGGGCCTGTTCCGGAGATGATTAAATACGCAACGGGCATTGACCTGGCGCGCGAAGTGCTTCGTATGCATATGGGGGAGGCCCCGGAGTTGACGCCAAGCGTCTCACGCGGCGCTGCTTCACGGGAATTCTGTTCGCCGGTTGACGGCAGGCTGATCGAGGTTACGGGGCTTAAGGAATTAGAGGGACGTGCGGACATTCTGCGGTCGCATTTCATTGCTGCAGGGCGCGAGGTGTCCTTTCCGAGATCTAATTTTGACTGGATTGGCCGAGTGATGGTTGGAGGGGACGATGCAGCGCAGGCGGAGCAGAAATGCGGCGAAATACAGAATACGATCGGCTTGCACATTGCAGCCAGACCTATAAGCTGA
- a CDS encoding MerR family transcriptional regulator has product MKTYSISEAAAHFNMTPHTLRYYDKEGLLPSIERTPSGKRVFKPSDMEALKIIECLKASGMPIKEIKHFIEWCSEGDSTLQRRYDMFLERKASVEAQMEELRKTMEVIDHKCHYYKTALEKSMEVVRQS; this is encoded by the coding sequence ATGAAGACCTATTCCATAAGCGAAGCCGCAGCGCATTTCAACATGACCCCGCATACCCTGCGTTACTATGACAAAGAGGGCCTGCTCCCTTCTATAGAGAGAACTCCCAGCGGCAAACGTGTATTCAAGCCCTCCGACATGGAGGCCCTGAAGATCATTGAATGCCTGAAGGCCTCCGGGATGCCCATCAAAGAGATTAAGCATTTCATTGAATGGTGCTCCGAAGGAGATTCCACCCTGCAGCGCCGATACGACATGTTCCTGGAGCGGAAGGCTTCCGTAGAAGCGCAGATGGAGGAATTAAGAAAAACGATGGAAGTCATAGACCATAAATGCCACTATTATAAGACTGCCCTGGAAAAGAGTATGGAAGTGGTCCGCCAATCCTAA
- a CDS encoding NAD(P)-dependent alcohol dehydrogenase — protein sequence MIQVNAHAAFSQEGPFKLTTIERRELLPQDVLIEIKYAGICHSDIHTVRGEWGPVKYPLVPGHEIAGIVSQIGSGVTKYAVGDRVGVGCMVDSCGECSSCRQGEEQYCLEGNTGTYGATDRHGHYTQGGYSTHIVVTEDFVVRIPDSLPLDAAAPLLCAGITTYSPLRHWGAAPGKKVAVVGLGGLGHMAVKIAHAMGAEVTVLSQSLKKKEDGLQLGADHYYATSDPETFKQLAGSFDLIINTVSAQVNINAFLSLLALDGTLVNVGAPADPLAVNAFSLIGHRRSFAGSMIGGIRETQEMLDFCAEHQIASEIEVISADQIDEAWERVLASDVRYRFVIDISTMGKA from the coding sequence ATGATACAAGTTAATGCACATGCTGCATTCAGCCAGGAAGGCCCGTTCAAGCTGACTACGATTGAACGCCGGGAGCTGCTGCCGCAGGATGTTCTGATCGAGATTAAATACGCCGGTATTTGCCATTCCGATATTCATACCGTCCGCGGGGAGTGGGGACCGGTGAAATATCCGCTTGTTCCGGGGCATGAGATTGCAGGTATTGTCAGCCAGATCGGTTCTGGAGTGACGAAATATGCTGTTGGCGACCGTGTCGGGGTAGGCTGTATGGTCGATTCCTGCGGAGAGTGCAGCAGCTGCCGGCAAGGCGAGGAGCAATATTGTCTGGAGGGGAACACAGGAACCTATGGAGCGACTGACCGCCACGGGCACTATACACAAGGCGGATATTCCACACATATCGTTGTCACTGAAGACTTCGTGGTGCGGATTCCCGACAGCCTTCCGCTTGACGCTGCTGCACCGCTGTTGTGTGCCGGAATCACTACTTACTCACCACTGCGCCACTGGGGAGCTGCTCCCGGCAAAAAGGTAGCTGTAGTGGGTCTCGGCGGGCTGGGGCATATGGCAGTGAAAATTGCTCATGCCATGGGGGCTGAGGTTACGGTGTTATCCCAATCCCTGAAGAAGAAGGAAGACGGCCTGCAATTGGGCGCAGATCATTATTATGCCACCAGTGATCCGGAGACATTCAAGCAGCTGGCCGGTTCCTTCGACCTGATCATTAATACGGTCAGTGCGCAGGTAAATATCAATGCCTTCCTGTCACTCCTGGCGCTGGACGGGACGTTGGTGAATGTCGGTGCGCCTGCTGATCCTTTGGCTGTTAACGCCTTCTCGCTGATCGGTCACCGCCGTTCCTTTGCCGGTTCGATGATCGGGGGAATCCGCGAGACACAGGAGATGCTTGATTTCTGCGCTGAACATCAGATCGCTTCCGAGATCGAAGTGATTTCGGCTGACCAGATCGATGAAGCCTGGGAGCGTGTGCTGGCCTCGGATGTGCGTTACCGGTTTGTGATTGATATCAGCACGATGGGGAAGGCATAA
- a CDS encoding 2,3-diaminopropionate biosynthesis protein SbnB translates to MLYLNTANLQSIQLPWKRSVDTIRSAVQVMAAHEFSQPIKPYLLFDKDPSSRIIAMPAYVGGEIGMAGIKWIASFPGNHARQLPRAHSVTILNDSGSGKPVAIINSPLISGIRTASVSGLMIQEYEKVHPFADNIIAGIVGFGPIGQLHLSMLSQLLGDRLEEVRIFDPNQDMLQPIPEELGTRVRPVNSWEEAYEGADLFITCTISSSGYIDRKPKEQSLLLNVSLRDFTPAILSHTSAIIVDDWDEVCRANTDIEHMHHQRGLRKQDTASIIEVVCGNALAKFPKEEAVMFNPMGMAVFDIAIGSLYYREALNRGCGQELEE, encoded by the coding sequence ATGTTATACTTAAATACTGCAAATTTACAGAGCATACAGCTTCCCTGGAAGAGGAGTGTCGATACCATACGGAGTGCTGTCCAAGTGATGGCAGCGCATGAATTCTCCCAGCCTATTAAACCCTATTTGCTCTTCGATAAAGATCCAAGCAGCCGGATTATTGCCATGCCTGCTTATGTGGGCGGAGAGATCGGGATGGCAGGCATCAAGTGGATCGCCAGCTTTCCCGGTAACCATGCCAGGCAGCTTCCCCGTGCCCACTCGGTGACGATCCTGAATGATTCCGGCAGCGGCAAGCCTGTGGCTATCATCAACAGTCCGCTTATCTCCGGGATTCGCACGGCTTCGGTCAGCGGGCTGATGATTCAGGAATATGAGAAGGTACACCCTTTTGCCGATAACATTATTGCCGGTATCGTCGGGTTCGGGCCGATCGGTCAGCTCCATCTGTCGATGCTGAGTCAGCTGCTCGGGGACCGGCTGGAGGAGGTTCGGATCTTTGATCCGAATCAAGATATGCTGCAGCCTATCCCGGAAGAGCTTGGGACAAGGGTGCGGCCTGTGAATTCCTGGGAGGAAGCCTACGAAGGGGCCGATCTGTTCATTACCTGTACCATTTCCAGCTCCGGTTATATTGACCGCAAGCCCAAAGAACAGAGTCTGCTGCTGAACGTGTCTCTGCGCGATTTCACCCCGGCGATCTTAAGCCACACCTCTGCCATTATTGTCGATGACTGGGATGAAGTATGCCGTGCGAATACGGATATTGAACATATGCATCATCAAAGAGGGCTGCGGAAGCAAGACACGGCGTCCATCATCGAGGTGGTCTGCGGCAACGCACTGGCGAAATTCCCGAAGGAGGAAGCGGTCATGTTCAATCCGATGGGAATGGCTGTCTTTGATATTGCCATTGGGTCACTATATTATCGTGAAGCACTGAATCGCGGGTGTGGTCAGGAGCTGGAGGAGTAG
- a CDS encoding glycoside hydrolase family 27 protein — MNHKLAAPVPPLGWNSWDCYGAAVTEAEIRGNAEYMAEHLKDFGWNYITVDIQWYEPGAVSSLYRPFVPLVMDEYSRLMPAENRFPSAAGGQGFKPLADYVHSLGLKFGIHIMRGIPRQAAHAGTAILGTEVTAREIAHTCSICPWNTDMYGVDASKEGAQAYYNSLFELYAQWGVDLVKVDDIAASRLHDTHQPEIALISRAIENCGRPMVLSLSPGPAPVEYKEHFIEHANMWRITDDFWDRWELLLDMFSRCRSWQGVPQDGSWPDCDMLPLGHIGVRSVDGGGDDRWTRFTRDEQLTMMSLWSIFRSPLIFGGELRDNDDWTLSLLTNREVLRMQRESHGAREALYRDELIVWTAAHDDGTRYAAVFNIGSSPLPVDLSLEEIGLSGAASGTELWSQTPAELSGGVLHTTVPPHGVRLYSFS; from the coding sequence ATGAATCATAAGCTTGCAGCACCTGTCCCCCCGCTGGGCTGGAACAGCTGGGATTGCTACGGCGCAGCCGTAACAGAAGCGGAAATCCGCGGCAATGCGGAATATATGGCCGAGCATCTCAAAGACTTCGGCTGGAACTACATTACCGTAGATATTCAGTGGTATGAGCCTGGTGCCGTGTCCTCTCTGTACCGCCCCTTCGTCCCGCTGGTCATGGATGAATACTCCCGCCTGATGCCTGCCGAGAACCGTTTCCCTTCCGCAGCAGGCGGACAGGGTTTCAAGCCGCTCGCCGACTACGTCCACAGCCTGGGGCTGAAGTTCGGTATTCATATTATGCGCGGCATTCCGCGCCAGGCCGCCCATGCAGGCACCGCTATTCTGGGTACGGAAGTGACTGCCCGCGAGATCGCGCACACGTGCTCCATCTGTCCGTGGAATACGGATATGTACGGTGTCGATGCTTCCAAGGAAGGCGCTCAGGCCTACTATAATTCACTCTTTGAACTGTACGCCCAGTGGGGCGTCGATCTGGTCAAGGTGGATGACATCGCCGCTTCCAGACTGCACGATACCCATCAGCCGGAGATTGCCCTGATCTCCCGGGCGATCGAGAACTGCGGCCGCCCAATGGTCCTGAGTCTCTCCCCCGGTCCCGCTCCGGTGGAATACAAAGAGCATTTCATTGAACACGCCAACATGTGGCGCATAACGGATGACTTCTGGGACCGCTGGGAGCTGCTGCTGGACATGTTCAGCCGCTGCCGCAGCTGGCAGGGCGTGCCGCAGGACGGCTCATGGCCGGATTGCGATATGCTGCCGCTCGGCCACATCGGCGTCCGCTCCGTCGACGGCGGCGGGGATGACCGCTGGACCCGCTTCACCCGGGACGAGCAGCTGACGATGATGTCGCTCTGGAGCATTTTCCGTTCGCCGCTGATCTTCGGAGGCGAGCTGCGGGACAATGACGACTGGACCCTGTCGCTGCTCACCAACCGCGAGGTGCTGCGTATGCAGCGCGAGAGCCATGGCGCCAGGGAAGCTCTCTACCGCGATGAGCTAATCGTCTGGACAGCAGCTCATGACGACGGTACCCGCTATGCAGCCGTCTTCAACATTGGCAGCAGTCCGCTGCCGGTTGACCTGAGCCTCGAAGAGATCGGCCTCAGCGGCGCGGCGTCCGGAACGGAGCTGTGGAGCCAGACGCCTGCTGAGCTTAGCGGCGGCGTGCTGCACACCACCGTGCCTCCGCACGGGGTACGGCTGTATAGCTTCTCGTAG
- a CDS encoding MFS transporter: MNLFRNLKVPRPVFAICLNTLITHLGFYAMTAILTVYLSQVKGLPLSVTAVVTMIFTVSYRSARFLTGPLLDNMDPFKCMWFGCLLTGVSIAMVDFWQSPLLITIQLIIAGIGYSVRGLSSKASLSFVGSKDGNALFYFANSNMYTNGAAIAGPLIGSFLLTSSLKSFTLTFVGGFYVAGAILLTIFPPGCSLLDQERKPVSFWKGYQTVLLDKSFRKVLLFNMIGCFFFTQLFNSFPYLIGTYYNAPERLGSLLMLNGILVVLLQIPFGRWMNTALSGQREGYRLTLAFLLFSVSFSMNAVIGSIWGYYVFVALFTLAEMLFIPTIDAYVSNAAHPDLRITYFSVIGLSTALGEGIGVYTGLQFIHMWSIYGELSYFWLSLAVLSGLSLVLYVMLNRSPVHNKEEGKLWRY, encoded by the coding sequence ATGAATCTTTTCCGAAACCTAAAGGTGCCCCGGCCGGTGTTTGCCATTTGCCTGAACACGCTGATTACCCATCTTGGCTTCTACGCCATGACGGCGATATTAACGGTCTATCTGTCTCAGGTCAAAGGATTGCCTCTGTCGGTTACCGCTGTAGTTACCATGATCTTCACCGTGTCTTACCGCAGTGCGAGGTTCCTTACCGGACCCTTGCTGGACAATATGGACCCGTTCAAATGCATGTGGTTCGGCTGCCTGCTAACAGGCGTCTCCATCGCAATGGTGGATTTCTGGCAGTCGCCGCTTTTGATTACAATCCAGCTTATCATTGCCGGGATCGGCTACTCGGTCAGGGGCTTGTCCTCCAAGGCTTCTTTATCCTTCGTGGGGAGTAAGGATGGCAATGCCCTGTTTTATTTTGCGAATTCCAATATGTATACGAACGGTGCGGCCATTGCCGGGCCGTTAATCGGCTCCTTTCTGCTGACTAGCTCCTTGAAAAGCTTCACGTTGACCTTCGTTGGAGGGTTCTATGTTGCGGGTGCTATCCTGCTCACTATCTTCCCGCCCGGGTGCAGTCTGCTTGACCAGGAACGGAAGCCGGTAAGCTTCTGGAAAGGATATCAGACCGTTCTGCTCGATAAAAGCTTCCGTAAAGTGCTGCTGTTCAATATGATCGGCTGCTTTTTCTTTACCCAATTGTTCAATTCCTTTCCTTATTTAATCGGCACTTATTATAACGCACCGGAAAGGCTGGGGAGTCTGCTTATGCTGAACGGAATCCTCGTGGTGCTGCTGCAGATTCCGTTCGGGCGCTGGATGAATACAGCGTTGTCAGGCCAGCGTGAGGGATACCGGCTGACTCTGGCGTTTCTGCTATTCAGCGTTTCTTTTTCAATGAATGCGGTCATTGGCTCGATCTGGGGCTATTACGTATTCGTCGCGTTGTTCACCCTTGCAGAAATGTTATTCATACCCACGATAGATGCTTATGTCTCTAACGCTGCCCATCCGGATCTGCGTATCACGTATTTCAGTGTCATCGGATTGTCCACGGCCCTTGGCGAAGGAATCGGTGTATATACCGGGCTGCAATTCATACATATGTGGAGCATCTACGGAGAGTTGTCCTACTTCTGGTTATCATTAGCCGTTCTGTCCGGGCTGTCCCTTGTACTATACGTGATGTTAAACCGGTCACCTGTTCATAACAAAGAGGAGGGGAAACTGTGGCGATATTAA
- the citX gene encoding citrate lyase holo-[acyl-carrier protein] synthase encodes MANDSAVSAILRDRERLHELREARYPAEGSLIQIMMNIPGPDKKLAVAYELFELCMEALQEALAVAAYKILMLERIELALGPVAYLQVSADAAELKQFCLSFELEHPLSAYWDMDIYDSSGKAMGRHELGAPSRRCYLCGQPAKVCGFLQRHSPEELIGRMAADLAARKAIT; translated from the coding sequence GTGGCGAACGATTCCGCTGTGTCAGCCATCCTTCGTGACCGGGAGCGCCTCCATGAGCTAAGAGAGGCCAGGTATCCGGCAGAAGGCTCGCTGATACAGATTATGATGAATATTCCGGGGCCGGATAAGAAGCTGGCTGTTGCCTATGAATTATTCGAGCTCTGTATGGAGGCTTTACAGGAAGCTCTGGCGGTTGCAGCTTATAAGATACTTATGCTTGAGCGGATCGAGCTGGCGCTTGGTCCGGTAGCTTATCTTCAGGTATCTGCGGATGCGGCGGAATTGAAGCAATTCTGTCTGTCCTTTGAACTGGAGCATCCGCTTAGCGCGTATTGGGATATGGATATTTATGATTCATCGGGAAAAGCAATGGGCAGGCATGAGCTGGGTGCTCCTTCACGCCGCTGTTATCTGTGCGGGCAGCCTGCTAAAGTGTGCGGATTCCTGCAGCGTCATTCGCCGGAGGAATTAATCGGACGCATGGCTGCTGATCTGGCGGCAAGGAAGGCCATCACATGA
- a CDS encoding ATP-grasp domain-containing protein, whose translation MAILILNQRRRAFAPYLSWLEDLDEEVYLYTSPAYGETTEPYALVEVFDNWVTNDRVEIDALRLYEDHPYRLIIALDESDLIRAARLRERLHLPGQRLDSAIAYRDKAVMKSLVSPQVSCPAFRRLASPLQLYDFVREHGLPVVVKPLDGMGSMNTDIIRTPEQLNGVWERGLGSGLMVEAYVEGEMYEIDGLMMGQEIRFASVGKYSCKPLEILQQDCFVELLSPGCALYERLVHEVQQVIEALPSPGISTFHCEMFHTPEDEWVFCEIASRTAGGRISESVSAMYGVDLNREWVRAQCGLPLKLPAPRPSQVAGVYLMPKRPGTVKAIPQTLPFEWVKEYVPRVREGEQLDAAHSSVDAVMTVIIVGENSASLQARLSQLRRYLEHEVQILPAYKEDATHEAPVISRKQ comes from the coding sequence GTGGCGATATTAATTCTGAATCAAAGGAGGCGGGCCTTCGCTCCTTATCTGAGCTGGCTGGAGGATCTGGATGAAGAGGTATACCTGTATACTTCGCCGGCATATGGTGAGACAACGGAGCCCTATGCCCTTGTAGAGGTGTTCGACAACTGGGTGACTAATGACCGGGTAGAGATCGATGCGTTACGTTTGTATGAAGATCATCCTTACCGTCTGATTATAGCCCTCGATGAGAGCGATCTGATTCGTGCAGCCCGGCTGCGTGAACGGCTGCATCTGCCTGGACAACGGCTGGATAGCGCAATTGCCTACAGGGATAAAGCGGTGATGAAAAGCTTGGTCAGCCCGCAGGTATCATGCCCGGCATTCCGCAGGCTGGCTTCGCCGCTTCAGCTGTATGATTTTGTACGGGAACATGGCTTGCCGGTTGTGGTTAAACCGCTGGATGGTATGGGTTCTATGAATACGGATATTATACGGACCCCGGAGCAATTGAATGGTGTATGGGAACGCGGCCTTGGCAGCGGCTTAATGGTTGAAGCCTATGTTGAGGGAGAGATGTATGAGATTGATGGTCTGATGATGGGCCAGGAGATCCGCTTTGCTTCTGTGGGCAAATATTCCTGCAAGCCGCTGGAGATTCTCCAGCAGGATTGCTTCGTGGAATTGCTCAGCCCCGGCTGCGCGCTGTATGAGCGGCTGGTTCATGAAGTTCAGCAGGTCATTGAAGCCCTGCCCTCACCGGGAATCTCAACCTTTCATTGTGAAATGTTCCATACTCCGGAGGATGAATGGGTATTCTGTGAAATTGCCAGCCGGACCGCAGGCGGACGGATCAGTGAATCTGTCAGTGCCATGTACGGCGTGGATCTGAACCGGGAATGGGTCCGGGCGCAATGCGGTCTGCCGCTGAAGCTGCCGGCGCCAAGGCCGTCACAGGTAGCGGGGGTATATCTAATGCCGAAGCGTCCCGGGACAGTAAAGGCTATTCCGCAGACGCTGCCTTTTGAATGGGTGAAGGAATATGTTCCCCGCGTCAGAGAAGGCGAGCAGCTGGACGCGGCCCATTCCAGCGTGGATGCCGTGATGACCGTAATCATCGTTGGCGAGAATTCGGCGTCGCTGCAAGCCAGGCTGTCACAATTGCGGCGGTATCTGGAGCATGAAGTGCAAATACTGCCCGCTTACAAGGAGGATGCAACTCATGAAGCACCTGTTATTAGTAGAAAGCAATGA